In a single window of the Papaver somniferum cultivar HN1 chromosome 8, ASM357369v1, whole genome shotgun sequence genome:
- the LOC113302930 gene encoding uncharacterized protein LOC113302930 isoform X1, with the protein METERLEERHRNFIENKNEIMFNPRTDHPGYERDLLPSFERNVDEFRKMPGLHDLADVKGSKSNIKKKTKHSINPFIIPFCDEELVENETNLYTEEQHAEDLVAAIDSINCVETKSGNFTNPFLDPLSDEILSGKETELYTEEHGNSFRKVPGLDDLSDGEDLVNAAENKSANSTKPFLDPSCDGNLSQKEMELYTDKTVTECELPELIVCFKEGSYSIIKDICIDEGLPSVDKFFIQNGAVPDKELFTCLEPDMKVSNELAKDMGRTTEPNIDCQIEMDGANQCVSELDEGNVKARDENMVSDDLKVQTRFLVDGCKIDSPYESCNIDGDDVQHNNDKDLSFVEREESLTIASKEKDRVESEFPIQEYDNNNSSRVSCDTDGSVSQRQSYEDMSEDGGSANSLRSSTAAQEDESTNSNQVGEGETAGTVTLDSDSLPPPTTSGREEDPNTQKSEFQRAIHTVNILGLEEDSQTASSRSFFIQHGHGESSFSSAGPFSGPLAYTDPASYSGSISHRSDSSTTSTRSFAFPVLHSEWNSSPVKMVKPDRRHLRKHRGWKLCFPCCRY; encoded by the exons ATGGAGACTGAAAGATTAGAAGAGAGGCATAGAAATTTCattgaaaacaaaaatgaaatcatGTTTAATCCGAGAACCGATCACCCTGGATATGAGAGAGATCTGTTGCCTAGTTTTGAACGGAATGTAGATGAATTCAGGAAGATGCCGGGTCTGCATGATTTGGCAGATGTTAAAGGTTCTAAAAGTAACATAAAAAAGAAGACTAAACATTCTATCAATCCTTTTATTATTCCTTTCTGTGATGAGGAATTGGTTGAGAATGAGACAAATTTGTATACGGAGGAACAACATGCAGAGGATTTAGTCGCTGCCATAGACTCAATTAACTGTGTCGAAACCAAATCTGGAAATTTTACCAACCCGTTTCTTGATCCTCTTAGTGATGAAATACTGTCAGGGAAAGAAACAGAGTTGTACACTGAAGAACATGGGAATAGTTTCAGGAAGGTACCAGGTCTGGATGATTTAAGCGATGGCGAAGATTTAGTAAATGCTGCTGAAAACAAGTCTGCAAATTCTACTAAACCATTTCTTGATCCTTCCTGTGATGGCAATTTGTCTCAGAAAGAAATGGAACTCTATACTGATAAAACTGTGACAGAATGTGAACTGCCAGAGCTAATTGTTTGTTTCAAAGAGGGATCTTATAGCATCATCAAGGATATTTGCATTGATGAGGGACTTCCTTCTGTTGACAAATTTTTTATACAAAATGGTGCAGTGCCAGATAAGGAATTGTTCACCTGCCTCGAACCAGATATGAAAGTAAGCAATGAGTTGGCAAAAGATATGGGACGCACAACAGAGCCTAATATCGACTGTCAAATTGAGATGGATGGTGCCAACCAATGTGTGTCTGAATTAGATGAAGGAAATGTCAAAGCAAGAGATGAGAATATGGTCTCCGATGATTTAAAGGTTCAAACCAGATTTTTGGTAGATGGTTGCAAAATTGACTCCCCATATGAATCATGCAATATTGATGGCGACGATGTTCAGCATAATAATGATAAGGATCTTTCTTTTGTTGAAAGAGAAGAGAGTCTGACTATAGCCTCCAAAGAGAAGGACAGGGTTGAAAGTGAATTTCCCATACAAGAGTATGACAACAATAACTCCTCGCGTGTATCATGTGACACTGATGGCAGCGTAAGTCAACGGCAATCTTATGAG GATATGAGTGAAGATGGAGGGTCTGCAAACTCCTTGAGGTCATCTACTGCCGCACAAGAAGATGAATCAACTAACAGCAACCAAGTCGGTGAGGGTGAGACTGCTGGGACTGTTACCTTGGATTCTGATTCCTTGCCGCCACCAACAACAAGTGGCAGGGAAGAAGATCCAAATACACAGAAGAGTGAGTTTCAACGAGCTATTCACACTGTAAATATATTGGGTCTTGAAGAAGATTCACAGACAGCTTCAAGCCGTAGCTTCTTTATTCAACATGGTCATGGAGAATCCAGTTTCTCGTCTGCAGGTCCTTTCTCAGGTCCACTAGCTTACACAGATCCTGCATCATATTCAGGTAGCATATCCCACCGGTCAGATAGCAGCACAACCAGTACAAGATCCTTCGCTTTCCCCGT ATTACATTCAGAGTGGAATAGCAGCCCAGTAAAAATGGTGAAACCTGATCGAAGACATTTGCGAAAGCACCGGGGTTGGAAGTTGTGTTTTCCCTGTTGTAGATACTGA
- the LOC113302930 gene encoding uncharacterized protein LOC113302930 isoform X2, which yields METERLEERHRNFIENKNEIMFNPRTDHPGYERDLLPSFERNVDEFRKMPGLHDLADVKGSKSNIKKKTKHSINPFIIPFCDEELVENETNLYTEEQHAEDLVAAIDSINCVETKSGNFTNPFLDPLSDEILSGKETELYTEEHGNSFRKVPGLDDLSDGEDLVNAAENKSANSTKPFLDPSCDGNLSQKEMELYTDKTVTECELPELIVCFKEGSYSIIKDICIDEGLPSVDKFFIQNGAVPDKELFTCLEPDMKVSNELAKDMGRTTEPNIDCQIEMDGANQCVSELDEGNVKARDENMVSDDLKVQTRFLVDGCKIDSPYESCNIDGDDVQHNNDKDLSFVEREESLTIASKEKDRVESEFPIQEYDNNNSSRVSCDTDGSVSQRQSYEDMSEDGGSANSLRSSTAAQEDESTNSNQVGEGETAGTVTLDSDSLPPPTTSGREEDPNTQKSPFSGPLAYTDPASYSGSISHRSDSSTTSTRSFAFPVLHSEWNSSPVKMVKPDRRHLRKHRGWKLCFPCCRY from the exons ATGGAGACTGAAAGATTAGAAGAGAGGCATAGAAATTTCattgaaaacaaaaatgaaatcatGTTTAATCCGAGAACCGATCACCCTGGATATGAGAGAGATCTGTTGCCTAGTTTTGAACGGAATGTAGATGAATTCAGGAAGATGCCGGGTCTGCATGATTTGGCAGATGTTAAAGGTTCTAAAAGTAACATAAAAAAGAAGACTAAACATTCTATCAATCCTTTTATTATTCCTTTCTGTGATGAGGAATTGGTTGAGAATGAGACAAATTTGTATACGGAGGAACAACATGCAGAGGATTTAGTCGCTGCCATAGACTCAATTAACTGTGTCGAAACCAAATCTGGAAATTTTACCAACCCGTTTCTTGATCCTCTTAGTGATGAAATACTGTCAGGGAAAGAAACAGAGTTGTACACTGAAGAACATGGGAATAGTTTCAGGAAGGTACCAGGTCTGGATGATTTAAGCGATGGCGAAGATTTAGTAAATGCTGCTGAAAACAAGTCTGCAAATTCTACTAAACCATTTCTTGATCCTTCCTGTGATGGCAATTTGTCTCAGAAAGAAATGGAACTCTATACTGATAAAACTGTGACAGAATGTGAACTGCCAGAGCTAATTGTTTGTTTCAAAGAGGGATCTTATAGCATCATCAAGGATATTTGCATTGATGAGGGACTTCCTTCTGTTGACAAATTTTTTATACAAAATGGTGCAGTGCCAGATAAGGAATTGTTCACCTGCCTCGAACCAGATATGAAAGTAAGCAATGAGTTGGCAAAAGATATGGGACGCACAACAGAGCCTAATATCGACTGTCAAATTGAGATGGATGGTGCCAACCAATGTGTGTCTGAATTAGATGAAGGAAATGTCAAAGCAAGAGATGAGAATATGGTCTCCGATGATTTAAAGGTTCAAACCAGATTTTTGGTAGATGGTTGCAAAATTGACTCCCCATATGAATCATGCAATATTGATGGCGACGATGTTCAGCATAATAATGATAAGGATCTTTCTTTTGTTGAAAGAGAAGAGAGTCTGACTATAGCCTCCAAAGAGAAGGACAGGGTTGAAAGTGAATTTCCCATACAAGAGTATGACAACAATAACTCCTCGCGTGTATCATGTGACACTGATGGCAGCGTAAGTCAACGGCAATCTTATGAG GATATGAGTGAAGATGGAGGGTCTGCAAACTCCTTGAGGTCATCTACTGCCGCACAAGAAGATGAATCAACTAACAGCAACCAAGTCGGTGAGGGTGAGACTGCTGGGACTGTTACCTTGGATTCTGATTCCTTGCCGCCACCAACAACAAGTGGCAGGGAAGAAGATCCAAATACACAGAAGA GTCCTTTCTCAGGTCCACTAGCTTACACAGATCCTGCATCATATTCAGGTAGCATATCCCACCGGTCAGATAGCAGCACAACCAGTACAAGATCCTTCGCTTTCCCCGT ATTACATTCAGAGTGGAATAGCAGCCCAGTAAAAATGGTGAAACCTGATCGAAGACATTTGCGAAAGCACCGGGGTTGGAAGTTGTGTTTTCCCTGTTGTAGATACTGA
- the LOC113302932 gene encoding uncharacterized protein LOC113302932: protein MAASSASSGAKSMFQSLKKYFKQPWEYTGPCASPEYKLAVPMATEYRVYCPATIREKAIVPTADPETVFDIKYYSRDQRRNRPPIRRTILKKADVEKMMKEQKFDESVFPKVYLTAFIEEDYNARGGGYE, encoded by the coding sequence ATGGCAGCGTCTTCGGCATCTTCAGGTGCAAAGTCAATGTTCCAATCTCTGAAAAAATATTTCAAGCAGCCATGGGAGTACACAGGACCCTGTGCTAGTCCAGAATATAAGCTTGCAGTTCCTATGGCCACTGAGTACCGTGTTTATTGCCCTGCCACTATTAGGGAAAAAGCTATCGTACCTACTGCTGATCCTGAGACAGTTTTTGACATCAAGTATTATTCTCGAGACCAACGTCGTAATCGTCCTCCAATTCGCCGGACGATCCTTAAGAAAGCTGACGTTGAGAAGATGATGAAAGAGCAAAAATTTGATGAATCTGTTTTTCCTAAGGTTTATCTGACTGCATTCATTGAGGAGGATTATAATGCAAGGGGCGGAGGATATGAGTGA